From Thalassotalea euphylliae, the proteins below share one genomic window:
- a CDS encoding DUF3619 family protein, whose amino-acid sequence MTKPSKSTHTPQILKKRVNQYLDQQVSELPDSVASELQIARQRALLVARQHSQASSKANTMATNSWRARLDAFKLADVLKPKLLTPVALAVCLAITVNYLQLSLPQTSPHYTATANVQPLPREILAVEVLEEDLALLQELEFATWLSQQTGLEETL is encoded by the coding sequence ATGACTAAACCCAGCAAGTCTACACATACGCCTCAAATACTTAAAAAGCGAGTTAACCAGTATTTAGATCAGCAAGTGAGTGAACTGCCAGATAGTGTTGCAAGCGAACTTCAAATTGCGCGCCAACGGGCATTGTTAGTGGCTCGGCAGCATAGCCAAGCAAGTTCGAAGGCTAATACGATGGCGACGAATAGCTGGCGAGCGAGGCTTGATGCATTTAAGCTTGCTGACGTGTTAAAACCCAAACTGCTTACCCCAGTTGCACTTGCAGTGTGTTTAGCGATAACAGTAAACTATTTGCAATTATCATTACCACAAACCTCGCCGCACTATACCGCGACGGCTAATGTGCAGCCGCTGCCAAGAGAGATTTTGGCAGTCGAGGTGCTAGAGGAAGATCTGGCGTTATTGCAGGAACTTGAGTTTGCGACTTGGCTATCACAACAAACGGGATTGGAGGAAACACTTTAA
- a CDS encoding DUF3106 domain-containing protein has protein sequence MNIIRLLVASLLAVELSLSVVNLAVAKDWQALSKAQQNVLTEFASDWSSLPKTQQEKLALGAQRWLTMDAQDREKALGHFKRWQSLAPEQRQALKQRMQQFRQLPKAQQQQMRDAMRKFQKMSPEKQRQLRQQFQKAQRQKVLRQQQKQQQRQQLRKQQKRTPRG, from the coding sequence ATGAATATTATTCGTTTGCTTGTCGCCAGTTTACTTGCTGTTGAACTTTCTCTTTCGGTGGTAAATCTAGCCGTAGCAAAAGACTGGCAGGCGCTATCGAAAGCTCAGCAAAATGTACTGACCGAATTTGCTAGTGACTGGTCGTCACTGCCTAAAACACAACAAGAAAAATTAGCCTTAGGTGCGCAGCGCTGGTTAACCATGGACGCGCAAGACCGCGAAAAAGCGCTTGGCCACTTCAAGCGTTGGCAAAGCTTAGCGCCAGAGCAGCGCCAAGCACTAAAACAGCGAATGCAGCAGTTTCGTCAATTGCCGAAAGCGCAGCAACAACAAATGCGTGATGCGATGCGCAAATTTCAAAAAATGTCACCAGAAAAGCAACGCCAACTGCGCCAGCAATTTCAAAAGGCACAACGGCAAAAAGTGCTTAGACAGCAACAAAAGCAGCAACAGCGTCAGCAATTACGAAAACAGCAAAAGCGAACGCCACGTGGTTAG
- a CDS encoding RNA polymerase sigma factor produces MSSPQAGAENRRKEGIKERNTQNSSIGEAERLAEQLNDVDQFFIAIEKRAYQMAMFAVRNHHDALDIVQESMIKLVERYLDKPSYEYKPLFYRIMQNKITDWHRHQKLRNLVFFWQSQNDMDEQENWLASASAVMNSQASPVDELQAKQLQVRLTKALASLSWQQQQCYLLRNWEGFSVADTAQIMGCSEGSIKTHFSRATAKLAELLADCDLAKEPTENAFNSVAKTSSNKPVHSNQKERQQGKQDD; encoded by the coding sequence ATGAGTAGCCCTCAAGCTGGTGCCGAAAATCGCCGCAAAGAAGGCATTAAGGAACGCAATACACAAAACAGTTCAATTGGCGAAGCTGAGCGATTGGCTGAGCAATTGAATGACGTTGACCAGTTTTTTATTGCCATTGAAAAGCGTGCCTACCAAATGGCGATGTTTGCCGTGCGCAATCACCACGATGCGTTGGATATCGTGCAAGAGAGCATGATCAAGTTGGTGGAGCGTTATTTAGATAAGCCTTCGTATGAGTATAAGCCTTTGTTTTATCGTATTATGCAGAATAAAATTACCGACTGGCATCGCCATCAAAAGCTGCGTAACTTGGTGTTTTTCTGGCAATCGCAAAATGACATGGATGAGCAAGAGAACTGGCTAGCATCGGCATCTGCGGTAATGAATTCCCAAGCGAGTCCCGTCGATGAGCTGCAGGCAAAACAGCTACAAGTAAGGTTAACCAAAGCATTGGCCAGTTTATCTTGGCAGCAACAACAGTGTTATTTATTACGCAATTGGGAGGGCTTCTCGGTTGCGGATACTGCACAGATTATGGGCTGCTCTGAGGGCAGTATTAAAACGCATTTTTCACGTGCCACAGCCAAATTAGCCGAGTTATTGGCTGATTGTGATTTAGCAAAGGAGCCGACAGAAAACGCTTTCAATAGCGTGGCTAAGACAAGTTCAAATAAGCCAGTTCACAGCAACCAGAAGGAGCGTCAACAGGGGAAGCAAGATGACTAA